The Arachidicoccus terrestris genome includes the window AAGATCGCCCCTGGCGGGACCCAGAGATACCAGCTGGCTGTTGACAAAAAGTTTATAGCGGTTATCCGCAGAGATCCTGACTTTATAAACAGCCGGCTTTTCTTTCAGCTCAATTGGTTTACGAAAATGATAAACGCCGTACTCGGTTCCGGTAATCCCTGGCGGCGCGATCCATTTCGCGGCCCAGGGCTTAGGCTGGTAATAATGATCGCCGGACTGTGCCTGAACGCTAAGGGCCGCGGTCAGCAGTGAAAACAATACACTCAGAAAATAAAGAGGTTTCATAGATTGTCGTATTTGGATAGCAGGAACCTTTTTTAATAACGCGTCATTAGCAGAACGGCCATCTTTCGTGGCCGGTAACTGTTTGACCGCATAGATTTGTGTTGAAAAAAATCCATGATCAAATCTGTTGATTCGGCGCTTCTGCACATTTGATCTCCATATCCGGAAAAAATTGATTTGACCTGTCCTGTTCATTTATTTTTCAATATTCATGGACCGGTCTTACGGGACCGGACGTAACATCATTTTTAGAATCCGACCTGCAGACCCAGGTTAATGACCCGCTGATTCTGGTAGGCATCACCCGCACTATTGGACTCCACTTCCGGATCCTGCTGATATTTTTTACTGATATTGCTTTTTGTCGCCAGATTATATGCACTTAGATACAGCCTGGCATTATTGATCCTAAAAGGCAATAGTTTTTTAGGCAACTGATAACCCAGCTCTACTGTTTTTAAACGGATATAATAGGCATCGATCAGCCAGAAGTCAGACGGATAGACCGATGGGCTGTTCACGGTAGTGGGGTTCGTGGTGAGCCTGGGGAACGCAGCCGACCCGGCGTGCTGAGGCGTCCACCTTTTCTCATGAATGGGCTGGAACTGACTCTGGAAGGGTTCGATGGCAATACCTTTCAGGTAGAGGCTGTAATTAAACGCGCCCTGGAACAGCAGGCTTATATCCAGCCCCTTGTAGCTGAATTTGACCGGCACGCCAAAAGTGGTATTCGGCAGGTTGGGCATACCGATCGCTGTACGGTCATATTCATCAATCACGCCGTCGCCGTTCAGGTCCTCGTAGCGCAGATCACCGGGTTGTACGGGAATAGCGGTCGTAGGTTTGGCGACAGCCGGGTCATTGATATCTGCTTCGGTATAAAATCCGATAGATCTATAACCGAAGGGCTGATTGATGGGATGTCCTGTTTCTGCCAACCAGGGATAAGTCGGCGTCGCTTCCGCCTCATAGAGGATCTTGTTTTTAGCATAGGACCAGACAAGTCCGACACTGTAACGCCAGTCTCCCATCTGGTCACTATAGGTGATCTGCCCGTCAAACCCGCGGTTCACGGTTCTGGCTACATTCGTGGGCGACACGCCGATTCCCAGAATCAGCGGAATATCATTTCTGGTAACCAGCTGGTCAAACCGGTAATCATGGAAATAATCGGCTGTGATGGAAAGCTTATTATGCAGCGCGTTAATATCTACCCCGATATCAAAACTTCTTTTCTGTTCCCAGGTGACATTGGGATTACCCAGCGCCCCTTCATAAATAGAACCCTGGCCCTGCGCGGATTCCCCGAAGCTATAACCCGGACCCTTAACATAGACCTGGCGGTACAGGTACTGATCACCTGGCGCCACATCTGAACCCACGACACCATATGAAGCCCTGATCTTAAACAAACTGAAACCCTTCAACAGATCTTTAAACAAGGCTTCCTTTTTCAGGTTCCAGCCCAGGCCAATGGCCGGAAACAGGCCATAGCGTTTATCGGCATCAAAACGGTCCGAACCGTTATAGCCCAGGTTAAAGTCGATCAGGTATTTCTGGTCAAAATCATATCCGATCTTATAGGAGAAGCCGCGAAACTTATGGGGGGCTTCGGCAGTTTTGTAATTGGTGTAGTTCTCCTGGTTCCACAGTAAAAGGGAATTAAAGTGATGGCGTCCGAAAGCCCGGGTATAGTTTAAAAAGAGTTGCATATTCACCCGTTGGTCTTTCAGGTCCGTGTTGCCGATCGTACGGTATCCGATTAACGTATACCCGCCGGAACTGGTACCGGTATTCAGCGAATAGCTATCTGTCAACGGATCATAATGATAAGAAGGCGGAAAAGCGTAAGGCCTGGCGAGATTCAGGGAATTGAGTTCCACGCCCGCATAGGCCAGACGGCCCGACAGGGACAGCCCCTTGGTAACGAAGTCCATGTTTTCCTTAAAGCCAACAAGCGCATTAAAGTCCGTTCTGCGCTGACGGCTATAGCCTCCCGTGGCGATCCGGCCGTTGAGCGTCGGCAACTGGTCTTCCGTATCAAAGGCATAGGCGTAACTGCCATCCGGGTTTAAAAACGGCGCAGAATATGGATGATACTTCGAAAAATCATACAGTGTACCCGTTACGTTCTGATTATAGGGCGAATTGATATCCCCGAACCGGGCGGTTACATCGAGCCGGAGGCTAAAATTGCGCGTTGCCTGGATATCGAGATTGGATCTCAGGTCATATCTTCTGTAAAAATAATTGGTATTGACCCCGTCCTGACCGGTGGAAAAGTCCCGGACATTACCGTTCTGGCTGAACACCCCGCCGGATACAAAATATTTAACCGATTTCGAACCGCCCGATACGTCCAGATTGGCATTATGCTGCAGGGAATAGGGCTTCATGATCGCTTCATACCAGTTCACGTCCGGATGGCCGTAAGGGTCATTGCCGGATTTAAAGGCATCGAGATCCTCCTGGGTAAACAGCGGGTTTAGCCCGTCGTTCTGATAGGCCTCATTGACCAGCGTCGCCGTTCTGTACGCGTTAAGGAATTTCGGCTTTCTGACCGGAGACTGCATACCGGTTTCTACACGGAAATTAAACTGGGGTTTGCCGGTAGCGCCCCGTCGTGTGGTGACGATCAGAACACCGTTCGCGCCTTTGATCCCGTAAATGGCTGTCGTAGACGCATCCTTTAATATGGATATGCTCTCAATTTCATTGGTATTGATCTGGGAAAGCTGCTCGTAGGTATATTCTATGTCGTCTACGATGATCAGGGGTTTATTACCGTCAGGGTTTAATGAGCTCACACCGCGGATAAAATAGTCGGAGGCGTCCTTTCCCGGCTGGCCGGAGCGCTGCTGGGCAAAGAAGCCGGGCATGCGGCCAGCCAGCGTATTTTGAACGCTGGAGGTAGGAATGCGGCGGATCTCTTCAGCCTTGATCGTGGCAACGGCGCCGGTATTGGTAATACGGTTGGTCTTGCCGAAACCCACGACCATGACTTCATTAAGAGAGGTCGTTATCTGATGGAGGGTCAATTCCATATGACGTCTGCCGCGCACAGAGATCCGCTGTGCGTGATAGCCGACAAGCGTAATAAGTAAAGAGTCCTGGCTTTCTTTCAATACCAGAGAAAACTGGCCGGAAGAATCCGTGGTCACCATATTGGTCGGGTGGGCGATTTCGTTAACGGTGGCACCCGCCAGCGGGCCGGCCGAGTCCACAATGACACCTGTCACTTTTTTGCCCTGGCCATAACTGAACACCCCGTGGCAGACCAACAGTAAAAGGATAAATGCAATTTTGTTCATGAATCGAGTATTAATGAATTCAATTATTTTATTGGGTGCACGAATAGAACACGACTTTATTTCCAGCCCGGATTCTGCTCCATCTTTTCATCTTTTATAACCTCCGTATAAGGGATGGGATACAGATACATTTTCGGAGCCGTAAAGGAAGGACTGTAGACGTCCACAGGATTGTAAAACACCTGCCCGTTGCCCGTGCGTTGTATATCCATACCGCCGACCGGCTGGCTATACAGCTTTTCGGCGATCTTCCAGCGGCGGATATCCCAGAAGCGTTGCTCCTCAAAAGCCATTTCGATCCGCCTTTCATTTTGGATAGCCCCGCGCATGTCCGTTTGATCCATGTTCGGATCCAGGCCGTAATGGCCCTCACTGCCCGGATCGATGCCGGCTCGCTTTCTGAGCTCATACAGCACCTGAAATACTTCAGCGGTCGGCCCTTCGAGTTCATTGATCGCTTCTGCATAGTCCAGCAGGATACCGGCGTACCTTATGAAGATCCAGTCATGTAACGTATTGGAATAAAGTCCGTTGGCAGCATTCTCAAAATCACCCATAAACTTGCGCAAGTAATAACCTGTTTTTGTCTGCTGCACATTGCCGCCAGGACGGTCCAGTCCGCCCTCAAAGAGCTCCACATGGCGGTTTAACCACTGCTGGTCGTTGTAAAAAACAGTCCATTTTAACCGGGGATCCCGGCCCATATATGGATTGGCCCGGTCATACCCACTTGTGCCGTCCGTTGTTGACAATCCGTTGAGCATCGGAAAGGCATCGACCAGGTTCTGTGACGGGCTCACCCGTCCGTTACCGCCGGCAGAGGTATAGCCTACCGGCCCGTTGGTCTTCTCAATATTCTGATTATAGCCGTTTTGCCGCCAGAATATATTTTCCGTATTCGGGCCGACAGGCATGTTTTGCGTGCTAAATACCTTTGGAAATTCTTCCATAAGGCTGTAGTAATGCAGGTCAATGACTTTCTTTGCCGCGTCAGCTGCGAGCTTCCACCGGTTTTTATCAAATCCGGTGTAGCCGGTCAATGGATTGGAGGGGTCAATATTGCCGCCGTTGAACAGCGGGCTGGCTGCATAGAGAAGCACTTTGGCTTTTACGGCCATGGCGGCTTCTTTTGTAATCCTGCCATAGCTCGTACTGTTCACAATTTTCTGTGATCTGAGCGAATCGGCAGCTTTATCCAGTTCGCTGACAATATAATCCACACATTCCTTGAAACTATTTCTTGGAAGTTCCATATCATCTGTCAGTTCATATACCTTATCTCCCAACAGCGGCACGCCGCCATATCTTCTGATCAGTTCAAAATAAGTCCAGGCACGCAGAAACCGCGCTTCGGCCTTATATGCCGTTTTAGCCGGTCGGCCGTCGGGCAGCTTTTCAATGAGCGGGACGCGGTCGATGTTAGTGATAAAGACTGTCGCCGAACGGATTGCCTGATAAGACCTGGCCCAGTTGTCGTCTGCGCCCGGGTCCGTCGACGTATAGGCGCCATCCGCTATTTTCTGTACAGCAGAAAGTGAGGTGGCTGATGAGAGGCCGTCGTCTGTAGCTTCATCCAGGTAGTCTCCGCCCGAAAGCCGGTTATGGCCGCTGACCAGCGCGTCATTATAGACTTCATTTAGAAAGCGGATTGCATAGACGCCGGCCGAGTCATGCACATCGAAGATCAGGTCTCTGGTCTGTTGCTGACCTAAAGGAATCTGTTCGTAATCTTTGGCGCAGGAGGACAGCATTGCAGCGGTTACCAGCGTTGCTCCAATCATTTTTATGAAAGATGAAAACCGCCTGTTGTGATGGTATATAGTAGGTTGCTGCATTTTCTAAAGTTTAATGTTAATACCGGTATTAATCACTCTTTGCATAGGATAACTGGGCAATGAAATCTCAGGATCCACGCTGTCATAGGCAGCCCATGTCCATAAATTCAGGGCGTTGGCAAATACTTTGATACTGCCTACTTTCAGGCGTTCGGTCCAGCTATAAGGTAACGTATAGGCGATACCCACATTTTTCAGTCTGATATAATTGCCGTTATGCAAAAACAGGGAACTGGAGGCAAAAATCGGGTTATAATTATAGCCGTTGCCGCCTGCGCTAAGGGCCGGATAAACTGCTGAACCGGCCGTCTCCGGGGTCCACCTGTTCTGTATCTGCTCATATGCCTGACCATAACCGTTGTTCTGCCCCAGGAAGCCCGCGTCCATAGTCAGGTTATTGACATATATATCCCGGTTCTGAACGCCCTGGATGAGGAAATTCAGCTCAAACCCTTTAACGGAGAAACCGCCGCTCAATCCGTAGTAGAAAAGAGGCCCGGTGTGGCCCAGGGCCGTCATGTCAAACTGGTCAATGACCCCGTCACTGTTCATATCCTTGTACTTGACATCTCCCACGCGGAGCACATACCCCGGAATGGTAGGCCAGACGTCAGCCTCGTCCGCGGTCTGAATGAATCCTTCGGCGATAAGTCCGAAACGCTGCCCCACCGGGAGACCGGTGCGGAAATTCCAGAAGTAAGGCTGCGCCTGTTCATCCATGAAGAGCACCTTACTGTATTGTAACGACGCATTCCCGGTAATGTAGTAGTTGAAATTCCTGGCGCTGTTCTGATAGGTTACAGAACCTTCCAGCCCGTGATAGAGGGCCCGTCCGATATTCTCTGCCGGATAATCCAGTCCGATCAGCTGAATGCTCTTGCCACGGTTTTGCATCAGGTCGGCATACCGCTCGTGATAATAGTCAAAACTGGCCTGCAGATGATAGTTAAAGAGCGTGATATCCAAACCGATATCCAGCTTATTGGCTTTTTCCCAGGTGGCGTTCACATTGGGCAGTGTACGGCCTTCTTCAACGCCCTGCGGCCCGGGATACTCACTGCCAATCTGATAGGCCACGTTCACCTGCTGGAAATGTTTATTCCAGATGTAATAGCCATAGTTGTCCACATTAGCGTTACCCGTTTTGCCATAGGTGCCGCGCAGTTTTAACTGATTGATCCAGGTAAGATTTTCCCGGATAAACTTTTCTTTGGCGATATCCCAGCCCAGGCCGCCTGCGTAGAACAGTCCGTAACGGTGCCCCGCCTGATAGCGGCTGTACCCGCTGTAATTAAGTGCCGCTTCGGCAAAATATTTTCCTGCGTAATTATATTGTCCCTGGAAAGCATAGTTACTTAAAACAGAAGGCAGGTCATAATTAAACAGTGTCTGTTTCTGGTCATAGAACAGTTTGAGGCCCAGCTGATGCTGGCCGAAAGTCTTGTCATATCCCGTAGATGCCTGTGCGTACCAGTACCTGGCCCAGGAAGTGGCTTCGAATTCATTTTCCTGATTAATCGTGCTGCCGAACCGGTTATAGGTCGTATCACCGGAAGGTGATACATTGAACTGAAAGATCGGCACCTGTTTACTGCGGTTTATAAAACTGGCCGACTGCACGGATACGTTACCGTTCAGCCGCACCCACCATCCGGGCACCCAGTTATCCAGTTTATAGCGCATATCCAGATTCACCATGATATCCCGCTCCTGATCCGACAGATAGCCGGATTCCAGGACCTGCGCCATCAGATTATCGGTATAATTGGAGGTGCCGCCGAAGGAGCCGTCCGGATTGTACACCGGATAAGCGTTATTGGGCGTATTGAGCAGGGCCGACAGGATGGCCGCCGGTCCGGTACCTGGCTGATTATTATCCATGATGCGGCCGATGAGGTTCAGCCCCAGATCAAAATCCCGGTTGATCTTAAATCTGATCTTGGAATTGATCGAATATCGTTTCTGGTTTAATTTTGTACTATAGGTATGCTCGTCGGATCCGATAAACATGCCGTCCTGGTTCATATAGCCCAGATCCACCAGGTAACTGGCCTTTTCGCCTCCCCCGGTCACGTTGATGTTATAGCGCTGCAGGAGCGGATTATCTTGGATGATCTGGTCATACCAGTTGACGTCAGGATGCCCGTATGGATCAGAACCGTTCTGATAGGCGGCAAAATCTTCCGCCGTATAAGCCGGTTTTTTGCCGTCGTTGAGCAAAGCTTCATTGAGCAGATAAGCATATTTCCCCGCGGAGAGCGGCTTAGGCAGCTTCAGGGACTGCTGTATACCGGCCTGCGCCGTAAAGCTCAGACGGGGGGCGCCTTTTACCGGCTCAAGGGTCGTGACGATCAGTGCGCCCCTAGAACTGTTCTGGCCCAACAAGATGGTGGAGAGCGCATCCTTAAGCACAGTGACCGACTGGATCTGATCGGGATCCAGGGAGTAAAGTTCCCGCTGCACACCGTCGATGACCACTATCGGAGATTGACCGTAAGAGCTGTTATGCCCGCGCAGCTGAATATTAAATTGTGTATTGTCGGTGGGGCCGGTGCCGCTTTGGTTGGTCGGAATATTGCCGATAAAAATATCGACGGCCGTCTGGCTGGTCAGCGGTGGTGTATAAAACCCCTGCGTCTGGATGACATTCAATCCGGCAAGCCTGCCCGGAAGCCCATAGGTATATTGCGGAGCCGGCGTATAAGAAAGTTCATTGCGGGTAGTTGTGGCTGCGGCCCCTAAAAAACTGCCAGCCGGCCGGCTGCCGTAAAGCACGTCTAAATCGCTTCGTACGGCAGGGGTGAGCACCGCAGTACTGTCATCGCTCTTGCCGTCAGCAGCTGTGACATCAGTCAACGTTTCCTTTTTGACACCTGTAGGTGCCGGCGGCAAGAAACTGCGCCGCATGCGGACCTGCAAAGAAGATTTGCCGGTTATTTTTTCTACTTTCTGATCATACCCCTCAAGGGTAAAATAAAGGACCGATCCACCGGATATATCCAATGTAAAAGTACCCTCACTATCAGTTGATGCCAATAATTTTCCGGCCCGGTTTTTAATCATGACGCCCGCCAGGGGTTTATTATAGAGGTCTATCACAAGGCCGCTGATCTGTTGGATGCCCGCTTCACTGCGGATCGTAGTGGACGACCTGGCCATGCCCGGGCTTTGTTGCCCGACGGAAGGAGTCTGTGCGTGCGCCGCCATCGTCGAGACCGTGACAGCCATTACTGTCCTGAAGAAAAGTCCGTATTTGCGATATTGTTTTCCCATAG containing:
- a CDS encoding SusC/RagA family TonB-linked outer membrane protein, translated to MNKIAFILLLLVCHGVFSYGQGKKVTGVIVDSAGPLAGATVNEIAHPTNMVTTDSSGQFSLVLKESQDSLLITLVGYHAQRISVRGRRHMELTLHQITTSLNEVMVVGFGKTNRITNTGAVATIKAEEIRRIPTSSVQNTLAGRMPGFFAQQRSGQPGKDASDYFIRGVSSLNPDGNKPLIIVDDIEYTYEQLSQINTNEIESISILKDASTTAIYGIKGANGVLIVTTRRGATGKPQFNFRVETGMQSPVRKPKFLNAYRTATLVNEAYQNDGLNPLFTQEDLDAFKSGNDPYGHPDVNWYEAIMKPYSLQHNANLDVSGGSKSVKYFVSGGVFSQNGNVRDFSTGQDGVNTNYFYRRYDLRSNLDIQATRNFSLRLDVTARFGDINSPYNQNVTGTLYDFSKYHPYSAPFLNPDGSYAYAFDTEDQLPTLNGRIATGGYSRQRRTDFNALVGFKENMDFVTKGLSLSGRLAYAGVELNSLNLARPYAFPPSYHYDPLTDSYSLNTGTSSGGYTLIGYRTIGNTDLKDQRVNMQLFLNYTRAFGRHHFNSLLLWNQENYTNYKTAEAPHKFRGFSYKIGYDFDQKYLIDFNLGYNGSDRFDADKRYGLFPAIGLGWNLKKEALFKDLLKGFSLFKIRASYGVVGSDVAPGDQYLYRQVYVKGPGYSFGESAQGQGSIYEGALGNPNVTWEQKRSFDIGVDINALHNKLSITADYFHDYRFDQLVTRNDIPLILGIGVSPTNVARTVNRGFDGQITYSDQMGDWRYSVGLVWSYAKNKILYEAEATPTYPWLAETGHPINQPFGYRSIGFYTEADINDPAVAKPTTAIPVQPGDLRYEDLNGDGVIDEYDRTAIGMPNLPNTTFGVPVKFSYKGLDISLLFQGAFNYSLYLKGIAIEPFQSQFQPIHEKRWTPQHAGSAAFPRLTTNPTTVNSPSVYPSDFWLIDAYYIRLKTVELGYQLPKKLLPFRINNARLYLSAYNLATKSNISKKYQQDPEVESNSAGDAYQNQRVINLGLQVGF
- a CDS encoding RagB/SusD family nutrient uptake outer membrane protein produces the protein MQQPTIYHHNRRFSSFIKMIGATLVTAAMLSSCAKDYEQIPLGQQQTRDLIFDVHDSAGVYAIRFLNEVYNDALVSGHNRLSGGDYLDEATDDGLSSATSLSAVQKIADGAYTSTDPGADDNWARSYQAIRSATVFITNIDRVPLIEKLPDGRPAKTAYKAEARFLRAWTYFELIRRYGGVPLLGDKVYELTDDMELPRNSFKECVDYIVSELDKAADSLRSQKIVNSTSYGRITKEAAMAVKAKVLLYAASPLFNGGNIDPSNPLTGYTGFDKNRWKLAADAAKKVIDLHYYSLMEEFPKVFSTQNMPVGPNTENIFWRQNGYNQNIEKTNGPVGYTSAGGNGRVSPSQNLVDAFPMLNGLSTTDGTSGYDRANPYMGRDPRLKWTVFYNDQQWLNRHVELFEGGLDRPGGNVQQTKTGYYLRKFMGDFENAANGLYSNTLHDWIFIRYAGILLDYAEAINELEGPTAEVFQVLYELRKRAGIDPGSEGHYGLDPNMDQTDMRGAIQNERRIEMAFEEQRFWDIRRWKIAEKLYSQPVGGMDIQRTGNGQVFYNPVDVYSPSFTAPKMYLYPIPYTEVIKDEKMEQNPGWK
- a CDS encoding SusC/RagA family TonB-linked outer membrane protein; translation: MGKQYRKYGLFFRTVMAVTVSTMAAHAQTPSVGQQSPGMARSSTTIRSEAGIQQISGLVIDLYNKPLAGVMIKNRAGKLLASTDSEGTFTLDISGGSVLYFTLEGYDQKVEKITGKSSLQVRMRRSFLPPAPTGVKKETLTDVTAADGKSDDSTAVLTPAVRSDLDVLYGSRPAGSFLGAAATTTRNELSYTPAPQYTYGLPGRLAGLNVIQTQGFYTPPLTSQTAVDIFIGNIPTNQSGTGPTDNTQFNIQLRGHNSSYGQSPIVVIDGVQRELYSLDPDQIQSVTVLKDALSTILLGQNSSRGALIVTTLEPVKGAPRLSFTAQAGIQQSLKLPKPLSAGKYAYLLNEALLNDGKKPAYTAEDFAAYQNGSDPYGHPDVNWYDQIIQDNPLLQRYNINVTGGGEKASYLVDLGYMNQDGMFIGSDEHTYSTKLNQKRYSINSKIRFKINRDFDLGLNLIGRIMDNNQPGTGPAAILSALLNTPNNAYPVYNPDGSFGGTSNYTDNLMAQVLESGYLSDQERDIMVNLDMRYKLDNWVPGWWVRLNGNVSVQSASFINRSKQVPIFQFNVSPSGDTTYNRFGSTINQENEFEATSWARYWYAQASTGYDKTFGQHQLGLKLFYDQKQTLFNYDLPSVLSNYAFQGQYNYAGKYFAEAALNYSGYSRYQAGHRYGLFYAGGLGWDIAKEKFIRENLTWINQLKLRGTYGKTGNANVDNYGYYIWNKHFQQVNVAYQIGSEYPGPQGVEEGRTLPNVNATWEKANKLDIGLDITLFNYHLQASFDYYHERYADLMQNRGKSIQLIGLDYPAENIGRALYHGLEGSVTYQNSARNFNYYITGNASLQYSKVLFMDEQAQPYFWNFRTGLPVGQRFGLIAEGFIQTADEADVWPTIPGYVLRVGDVKYKDMNSDGVIDQFDMTALGHTGPLFYYGLSGGFSVKGFELNFLIQGVQNRDIYVNNLTMDAGFLGQNNGYGQAYEQIQNRWTPETAGSAVYPALSAGGNGYNYNPIFASSSLFLHNGNYIRLKNVGIAYTLPYSWTERLKVGSIKVFANALNLWTWAAYDSVDPEISLPSYPMQRVINTGINIKL